One Psychromonas sp. psych-6C06 genomic window carries:
- a CDS encoding histidine phosphatase family protein translates to MDKKKTQRTYFYLARHGQTHWNIAHRIQGQLDSPLTTVGQQQAKDLADACQVHQITKILTSSLGRAVETATICAQQLQLQQTTLKGIEERNFGLWEGKLTGEVQRCTDYDEITSQVTDIAPPNGESAAQLLMRFETALKQQFTLMPCDNYLIITHGDVLRCFMSQFLAQNEITTGYDYKNGHIISMCYDHSREQFIPL, encoded by the coding sequence ATGGATAAGAAAAAAACACAAAGAACTTACTTTTATTTGGCTCGTCATGGACAAACTCATTGGAATATAGCACATCGCATTCAAGGGCAGCTTGATAGCCCTTTAACGACTGTAGGGCAACAACAGGCAAAAGATTTAGCCGATGCTTGCCAGGTACATCAAATCACGAAAATATTAACCTCTTCATTAGGGCGTGCAGTTGAGACCGCAACTATTTGTGCACAACAGTTACAACTACAGCAAACAACCTTGAAAGGGATTGAAGAGCGAAATTTTGGTCTATGGGAGGGAAAGTTAACGGGTGAAGTGCAACGTTGCACTGATTATGACGAGATAACTTCACAAGTTACTGATATAGCTCCACCGAATGGCGAAAGTGCGGCTCAACTGTTAATGCGGTTTGAAACAGCTCTGAAACAACAGTTTACGCTTATGCCTTGTGATAACTACCTTATTATTACGCATGGCGATGTGCTACGTTGTTTTATGAGTCAGTTTCTCGCACAGAATGAAATAACAACGGGTTATGATTATAAAAATGGCCATATTATATCAATGTGTTATGACCACAGTCGCGAACAATTTATACCTTTATGA
- a CDS encoding GNAT family N-acetyltransferase, translating to MGYKIEIINQRYDAHIAEIIKKVGAEFGAVGEGYGPSDDEVQAMSVHYQDNKKSRYLVAILDGEVVGGVGIAPFNGEVEVCELRKLFLLPQCRGLGIGKQLVLQCLQYAKDKNFKRCYLDTLSCMGAAISLYEKLGFEHLAAPLSGTTHGACDIWMLKTL from the coding sequence ATGGGCTATAAAATAGAAATTATTAATCAACGCTATGATGCACATATCGCAGAAATAATCAAAAAAGTTGGTGCGGAGTTTGGTGCTGTAGGCGAGGGCTATGGGCCCTCTGATGATGAAGTTCAAGCAATGAGCGTACATTATCAAGATAATAAAAAGAGTCGTTATTTAGTCGCGATATTAGATGGAGAGGTTGTTGGTGGGGTTGGTATTGCCCCGTTTAATGGCGAAGTGGAGGTGTGTGAATTACGCAAATTATTTCTGCTACCACAATGTCGCGGTTTAGGTATTGGCAAACAGCTAGTCTTGCAGTGTTTACAATATGCCAAAGACAAAAACTTTAAGCGTTGCTATTTAGATACTCTTAGTTGTATGGGAGCTGCTATTTCTTTATATGAAAAATTGGGTTTTGAACATTTAGCTGCACCCTTAAGTGGCACGACTCATGGAGCTTGCGATATCTGGATGCTCAAAACGTTATAA
- a CDS encoding DUF2058 domain-containing protein, translated as MASLQEQLMKSGLINKQKAKQAQTEKRRKAKQKKKKGSIEISDEQRAIDAKKEQQKQQDLEKNRAVQAALDERAAHGKLIQMIAQHCEKNYQGEIDYHFTFENKVKRIAINDLTQQSLINGRLAICVLNEEFYLINKEATEKLAEIDASVLVALHEKTDAKDFDDDDPYAEFAIPDDLIW; from the coding sequence ATGGCCTCACTACAAGAACAACTCATGAAATCAGGGCTTATCAATAAACAAAAAGCCAAACAAGCACAAACTGAAAAACGTCGTAAAGCTAAACAAAAAAAGAAGAAAGGTAGCATTGAGATATCCGATGAACAACGTGCTATTGACGCTAAAAAAGAACAACAAAAGCAACAAGATTTAGAAAAAAATAGAGCGGTACAAGCAGCGCTTGATGAGCGAGCAGCACATGGTAAATTAATACAAATGATTGCGCAGCATTGTGAAAAAAATTATCAGGGTGAGATAGATTACCATTTTACCTTTGAAAACAAGGTCAAACGTATCGCGATTAATGATCTTACTCAACAAAGCTTAATCAACGGACGCTTAGCAATTTGCGTGTTAAATGAAGAGTTTTATCTGATTAACAAAGAAGCCACTGAAAAATTAGCTGAAATTGATGCATCTGTATTAGTGGCACTGCATGAGAAAACGGATGCAAAAGACTTTGATGACGATGATCCTTATGCTGAGTTTGCAATCCCTGACGATTTAATTTGGTAA
- a CDS encoding CBS domain-containing protein: MNNLEVSHYMIGKSLSFKKEMSVQTAVEILLKNEQLGGPVIDESGRVIGWLSEQDCLAKMLEASYYCELAALVEDIMVSPVVTVKKEMSIVDLAQMMLKTAPKIYPVVDSGDHYIGLISRKKVLAAMTKQVKLC, from the coding sequence ATGAATAATCTAGAAGTTTCACATTACATGATTGGTAAAAGCCTGTCCTTTAAAAAAGAGATGTCAGTACAAACAGCTGTTGAAATACTATTAAAAAATGAGCAACTTGGTGGTCCGGTAATAGATGAGTCTGGCCGTGTTATTGGTTGGTTATCAGAGCAGGACTGTTTAGCTAAGATGCTAGAGGCAAGTTATTATTGCGAGCTTGCTGCTTTAGTCGAAGATATTATGGTTTCTCCGGTGGTCACGGTAAAAAAAGAGATGAGTATTGTTGATCTTGCACAAATGATGCTTAAGACTGCACCTAAAATTTATCCGGTGGTGGATAGTGGAGATCACTATATTGGCCTTATTTCACGTAAAAAGGTGTTAGCTGCAATGACAAAGCAGGTTAAGCTTTGTTAA
- the aat gene encoding leucyl/phenylalanyl-tRNA--protein transferase has translation MTIYLPQLSDDVQFFPPVDKALKDPDGLLAMGGDLSTDRIVNAYRSGIFPWFSAGEPLLWWSPSERATMKAGDVHISRSMKRFINKQSMTITVNHCFEKVIRACALPRATQSETWILDEMIEAYISLHKFGHAHSIEVWCSGILVGGLYGVCIGQTFCGESMFSQKDNSSKLAFIALNQHFKAFNGKIIDCQMQTDHLQRLGVTTISRTEFINKLLQTKNALLKPGCWDKQPISIQTN, from the coding sequence TTCCACCTGTCGATAAAGCACTTAAAGATCCTGATGGGTTGCTTGCGATGGGGGGCGATTTAAGTACAGATCGTATTGTTAATGCTTATCGTAGCGGTATATTTCCATGGTTTAGTGCTGGTGAACCATTGTTGTGGTGGAGCCCAAGTGAACGGGCAACAATGAAAGCAGGTGATGTACATATTAGTCGCAGTATGAAACGTTTCATTAACAAACAGTCTATGACAATTACAGTTAATCATTGCTTTGAAAAAGTGATTCGAGCATGTGCACTACCACGTGCTACGCAGTCAGAAACTTGGATTTTAGATGAGATGATTGAGGCTTATATTAGTCTGCATAAATTTGGTCACGCGCACTCTATCGAAGTGTGGTGCTCTGGCATACTCGTTGGTGGCTTATATGGGGTTTGTATTGGTCAAACATTCTGTGGTGAATCAATGTTTAGTCAAAAAGATAACAGTTCTAAACTCGCATTTATCGCACTCAATCAACATTTTAAAGCCTTCAATGGAAAAATAATTGATTGTCAGATGCAAACAGACCATTTACAGCGCCTAGGAGTGACTACAATAAGCCGTACAGAATTTATAAATAAATTATTGCAAACAAAAAATGCGTTGTTAAAACCGGGTTGTTGGGACAAACAACCCATTAGTATTCAAACAAATTAA